A window of Pullulanibacillus sp. KACC 23026 genomic DNA:
CGAACTAACCCGCGGGATGTATGCCAAAATCTTAGAGTCAGAGGATCGTGAAAAACGGATTGAAGCGTTTAAAGCCTATTACCAGCCCTATCTCCATCTTAAAAATACGATTGGAACCACCTATGCTTCTGCCGTCAAAAACAATGTAGCGGTATCACGTCTCCGCCACTATCCGTCTGCCCTTGAAAAAGCGCTTTTTGCCGATAATGTACCAAAAGAAGTCTATGATCATCTCATCAAAGCAACGAAAGACAACATTGCCCCTTTGCACCGATATATGTCCATTCGTAAAGAGCAAATGGGCTTGGATGAGCTCCACCAATATGATTTGAGCGTCCCTCTTGTGCAAGGCGCTAAGCAGACTATTTCTTTTGAAGAGGCGTTTGACATCATGCTGAAGGGTCTCGCACCGCTCGGCGAGGAATATATTTCGATTCTTTCAACCTTCAAAGACAAACACTATATTGATGTCCGCGAAACACCAGGAAAACGGTCCGGTGCCTATAATATGGGACTTTACGGTGTTCATCCGTTTATTCTGCTCAATCACCGTGATGATCTGGACAGTCTTTTTACACTAGCCCATGAATGCGGTCACGGAATGCACTCTTATTTCAGTACAACCTACCAGCCGCAAATCACAGCGAGTTATACTATTTTTGTTGCCGAGGTTGCCTCAACAGTAAACGAGGTTTTATTAATCCGCTACTTGCTCAAAACAACCGAAGATAAGCTCCTGAAAAAGCACCTGCTCAATCACTTTATTGACAGTTTTAAAGGGACCTTTTTCACACAAGTCATGTTTGCTGAATTTGAGAAACTGGCCCATGAAAAAGCGGAGAAGGATGAGCCGCTGAACACCGATGTCTTTAATGCTATTTATGAAAAAATATATCATGACTACAACGGCCCGGAAGTCGTATTAGACGACGAAATCAAATACAGTTGGACACGGATTCCGCACTTTTATCGCCCTTTTTATGTATATAAGTACGCAACCGGCTATACGTCCGCCATTCATATCGCTGACAAAATTCTCGAAGGCGATCAAGAAACGCTCAAAAATTACTTGAATTTCTTAAAAAGCGGCAGCTCCGATTATCCGCTTGAACTATTAAAAGCGACCGGCGTTGACCTGACCACACCTGAGCCCATTCAAAATGCCCTTGCCATTTTCAGCGGTTTAGTCGACGAATTCGCCGCATTAGATTAATTAGCCCCAAAAAGAAGACGGACCTCATCCCGTCTTCTTTTTATAAAGCTGTCAAAACCTCCTAAACAACTTCCGAATCAAGCCAACTATAAGAAAAATAAGGATTAATATAAAAATGACAAAAA
This region includes:
- the pepF gene encoding oligoendopeptidase F, yielding MKSYQTRDDVPAHEKWRLEDIYSTTEAWEQDAKSVLKLAEELKAFDGNIHDAQALYNFLKLEEELSFIYRKVYAYAMFKVDSDTRVSASQALMDQARQIGQKAGSATAFFRPYLLSLDESTLKGYIEQLPELTYFEEDLFEVYRYKKHVLSKEQEDVLSQMSTALSAPQSIFGMINNADIKFGDVTNEDDEKVELTRGMYAKILESEDREKRIEAFKAYYQPYLHLKNTIGTTYASAVKNNVAVSRLRHYPSALEKALFADNVPKEVYDHLIKATKDNIAPLHRYMSIRKEQMGLDELHQYDLSVPLVQGAKQTISFEEAFDIMLKGLAPLGEEYISILSTFKDKHYIDVRETPGKRSGAYNMGLYGVHPFILLNHRDDLDSLFTLAHECGHGMHSYFSTTYQPQITASYTIFVAEVASTVNEVLLIRYLLKTTEDKLLKKHLLNHFIDSFKGTFFTQVMFAEFEKLAHEKAEKDEPLNTDVFNAIYEKIYHDYNGPEVVLDDEIKYSWTRIPHFYRPFYVYKYATGYTSAIHIADKILEGDQETLKNYLNFLKSGSSDYPLELLKATGVDLTTPEPIQNALAIFSGLVDEFAALD